Proteins from a genomic interval of Rhodococcus rhodochrous:
- a CDS encoding ABC transporter permease — protein MSVTHDRLANNRFAEGTFTPRPQPNSPSKMLAAQTAMELKLLLRNGEQLLLTMFIPITLLIGLSLLPIGDLGDSRVDSVLPAVMMVAVMSTAFTGQAIAVGFDRRYGALKRIGATALPKWGIIAGKSAAVGIVVVLQAVLLGAIGLALGWRPSPVDLLIGAVVIALGTVMFATLGLLLGGTLRAEIVLALANIVWFVLLGIGSVVVLGDVIPEAVVHLLRIVPSGALTLALENATSGVFDWLSIVSLLVWTVIGGTAAARWFRFT, from the coding sequence GTGAGCGTGACCCACGATCGTCTGGCGAACAACCGGTTCGCGGAGGGGACCTTCACCCCGCGACCGCAGCCGAACTCACCGTCGAAGATGCTCGCGGCGCAGACCGCCATGGAACTCAAGCTGCTGCTGCGCAACGGCGAGCAGCTCCTGCTGACGATGTTCATCCCGATCACGCTGTTGATCGGCCTGTCGCTGCTGCCCATCGGCGATCTCGGCGACTCGCGGGTCGACAGCGTGCTGCCCGCAGTGATGATGGTGGCCGTGATGTCGACTGCGTTCACCGGTCAGGCGATCGCGGTGGGCTTCGACCGCCGCTACGGCGCCCTCAAGCGGATCGGCGCGACCGCGCTGCCCAAGTGGGGAATCATCGCGGGCAAGAGCGCGGCAGTGGGCATCGTCGTCGTCCTGCAGGCCGTGTTGCTCGGTGCCATCGGGCTGGCCCTCGGCTGGCGCCCCTCCCCCGTCGACCTGCTCATCGGGGCGGTCGTCATCGCCCTGGGCACGGTGATGTTCGCGACACTGGGGCTGCTGCTCGGCGGAACCCTGCGCGCCGAGATCGTGCTCGCCCTCGCGAACATCGTGTGGTTCGTGCTGTTGGGCATCGGCAGCGTCGTGGTGCTCGGCGACGTGATCCCCGAAGCGGTGGTCCACCTGCTGCGGATCGTGCCGTCGGGGGCGTTGACGCTCGCGCTCGAGAACGCCACCTCCGGCGTGTTCGACTGGTTGTCGATCGTCTCGCTGCTCGTGTGGACGGTGATCGGCGGCACGGCCGCGGCGCGCTGGTTCCGCTTCACCTGA
- a CDS encoding heme o synthase, whose translation MRAGRRPGGHGFGAPEAPSAPRPDTAWGRISGTVLAYIALTKPRVIELLLVATIPAMLFADRGNVDIVLILSTLFGGWMGAASANSLNCVVDADIDKVMKRTALRPLARQTVPTRNAFVFGMVLGIASFAWLWWRANLLAGLLVVATIAFYVLVYTMVLKRRTWQNVVWGGAAGCMPVMVGWAAVTGSLSWEPIVLFLVIFFWTPPHTWALAMRYKEDYKAAGVPMLPVIATEQHVTKQIVFYTWATVIATLVIVPAAGVIYAAVALLAGAWFLIVAHQLFNSVRGGASVKPLKLFLQSNNYLAVVCLGLAIDSVLALPTIGSYF comes from the coding sequence GTGCGGGCAGGGCGACGGCCGGGAGGACACGGCTTCGGCGCCCCCGAAGCGCCGAGCGCCCCGCGCCCCGACACCGCGTGGGGCCGGATCTCCGGCACCGTCCTCGCCTACATCGCGTTGACCAAGCCGCGGGTGATCGAACTCCTGCTGGTCGCGACCATTCCCGCGATGCTGTTCGCCGACCGCGGCAACGTCGACATCGTGCTCATCCTGAGCACCCTGTTCGGCGGCTGGATGGGGGCGGCGAGCGCCAACTCGCTCAACTGCGTCGTCGACGCCGACATCGACAAGGTGATGAAACGCACGGCGTTGCGTCCTCTTGCCCGGCAGACGGTGCCGACGCGTAACGCCTTCGTCTTCGGCATGGTGCTCGGGATCGCGTCGTTCGCGTGGCTGTGGTGGCGGGCGAATCTGCTGGCCGGACTGTTGGTCGTGGCGACGATCGCGTTCTACGTGCTCGTGTACACGATGGTGCTCAAACGCCGAACCTGGCAGAACGTGGTCTGGGGCGGGGCTGCCGGATGTATGCCCGTGATGGTCGGCTGGGCCGCCGTGACGGGTTCGCTGAGCTGGGAACCCATCGTGTTGTTCCTGGTCATCTTCTTCTGGACGCCGCCGCACACCTGGGCGCTCGCGATGCGTTACAAGGAGGACTACAAGGCCGCCGGCGTGCCGATGTTGCCGGTCATCGCCACCGAGCAGCACGTCACCAAGCAGATCGTGTTCTACACGTGGGCGACCGTGATCGCGACGCTGGTGATCGTCCCGGCCGCCGGTGTGATCTACGCGGCTGTTGCGCTGCTCGCGGGTGCCTGGTTCCTGATCGTCGCGCACCAGCTGTTCAACAGCGTGCGCGGTGGGGCGTCGGTCAAGCCGCTCAAGCTGTTCCTGCAGTCCAACAACTACCTCGCGGTGGTGTGCCTGGGCCTGGCGATCGACTCCGTGCTCGCTCTGCCGACGATCGGCTCGTACTTCTGA
- the tkt gene encoding transketolase — protein sequence MSITDEIRTLTQPAHPADWTDLDTKAVDTARVLAADAVQKVGNGHPGTAMSLAPLAYTLFQRVMRHDPTDPEWVGRDRFVLSCGHSSLTLYTQLYLSGYGLELADLEALRTWGSLTPGHPEYGHTAGVEMTTGPLGQGLASAVGMAMAARRERGLFDPEAPAGSSPFDHYVYVIASDGDIEEGVTSEASSLAGVQQLGNLIVFYDDNKISIEHDTAIALGEDVSKRYEAYGWHVQTVEGGENVTALLEAVEAAKAVTDRPSFISVRTIIGYPAPTKMNSGDAHGAALGADEVAEIKKILGFDPEKNFDVDPAVIEHARQVVTRGTEARAAWQADFDAWASREPQRKELFDRLHAGEFPEGWVDALPTYEPTESGPATRSASGKALAALGPVLPELWGGSADLAGSNNTTIPGSDSFGPESISTKDWNAQPYGRTLHFGVREHAMGSILNGIALHGPTRPYGGTFLVFSDYMRPAVRLAALMQTPAIYVWTHDSIGLGEDGPTHQPIEHLAALRAIPNLAVIRPADANETSFAWKAALENRTGPTALALTRQNVPVLEGTREKAAEGVARGAYILAEASSGTPEVVILATGSEVQLAVAARETLEADGVATRVVSVPVLDRFLEQDQAYRDEVLPPSVRARVSVEAGLAMPWYRLIGDAGEPVSLEHYGASADYKTLYREFGITAEAVVDAARRSLTRVKG from the coding sequence GTGTCGATCACAGACGAGATCCGCACCCTCACCCAGCCTGCGCATCCTGCCGACTGGACCGACCTGGACACCAAGGCCGTCGACACCGCGCGCGTGCTCGCCGCCGACGCCGTGCAGAAGGTCGGAAACGGGCATCCCGGTACCGCGATGAGCCTCGCTCCCCTCGCGTACACCCTCTTCCAGCGTGTGATGCGCCACGATCCGACCGACCCCGAGTGGGTCGGCCGCGACCGCTTCGTGCTCTCGTGCGGACATTCGAGCCTGACGCTGTACACCCAGCTGTACCTGTCCGGCTACGGACTCGAGCTCGCCGACCTCGAAGCGCTGCGCACGTGGGGTTCGCTCACCCCGGGCCACCCCGAGTACGGCCACACCGCCGGCGTCGAGATGACCACCGGCCCGCTGGGTCAGGGTCTGGCCTCCGCCGTGGGTATGGCGATGGCCGCCCGCCGCGAGCGCGGTCTGTTCGATCCCGAGGCGCCCGCCGGCTCGAGCCCGTTCGACCACTACGTGTACGTGATCGCCTCCGACGGCGACATCGAGGAGGGCGTGACCTCCGAGGCGTCCTCGCTCGCCGGTGTCCAGCAGCTCGGCAACCTGATCGTCTTCTACGACGACAACAAGATCTCCATCGAGCACGACACCGCGATCGCTCTCGGTGAGGACGTCTCCAAGCGCTACGAGGCATACGGCTGGCACGTGCAGACCGTCGAGGGCGGCGAGAACGTCACCGCGCTGCTCGAGGCCGTCGAGGCCGCGAAGGCCGTCACCGACCGTCCGTCCTTCATCTCCGTCCGGACGATCATCGGCTACCCGGCGCCGACGAAGATGAACAGCGGCGACGCGCACGGTGCCGCGCTCGGCGCCGACGAGGTCGCCGAGATCAAGAAGATCCTCGGTTTCGACCCCGAGAAGAACTTCGACGTCGACCCGGCCGTGATCGAGCACGCCCGGCAGGTGGTGACGCGCGGCACCGAGGCACGCGCCGCATGGCAGGCCGACTTCGACGCGTGGGCCTCCCGCGAGCCGCAGCGCAAGGAACTGTTCGACCGCCTGCACGCCGGTGAGTTCCCGGAGGGCTGGGTCGACGCGCTGCCGACCTACGAGCCCACCGAGAGCGGTCCCGCGACCCGCTCGGCGTCCGGCAAGGCCCTCGCCGCGCTCGGACCGGTGCTGCCCGAGCTGTGGGGCGGTTCCGCCGACCTCGCCGGCAGCAACAACACGACTATCCCCGGTTCCGACTCCTTCGGTCCCGAGTCGATCTCCACGAAGGACTGGAACGCGCAGCCCTACGGACGCACCCTGCACTTCGGTGTCCGCGAGCATGCGATGGGATCGATCCTCAACGGCATCGCCCTGCACGGCCCGACCCGCCCCTACGGCGGCACCTTCCTCGTCTTCTCCGACTACATGCGGCCCGCGGTGCGTCTCGCGGCCCTCATGCAGACCCCGGCGATCTACGTGTGGACGCACGACTCGATCGGTCTCGGTGAGGACGGCCCGACGCACCAGCCGATCGAGCACCTCGCGGCGCTGCGCGCGATCCCGAATCTCGCCGTGATCCGCCCGGCCGACGCCAACGAGACGTCGTTCGCGTGGAAGGCCGCGCTGGAGAACCGCACCGGCCCGACCGCCCTGGCGTTGACCCGTCAGAACGTGCCGGTGCTCGAGGGCACGCGGGAGAAGGCCGCCGAGGGTGTCGCCCGCGGCGCCTACATCCTGGCCGAGGCCTCGTCGGGCACCCCGGAGGTCGTGATCCTCGCGACCGGTTCCGAGGTCCAGCTCGCCGTCGCCGCCCGCGAGACCCTCGAGGCCGACGGTGTGGCCACCCGCGTCGTCTCCGTGCCGGTGCTCGACCGGTTCCTCGAGCAGGACCAGGCCTACCGCGACGAGGTGCTGCCCCCGTCGGTGCGCGCCCGCGTGTCCGTCGAGGCCGGTCTCGCGATGCCGTGGTACCGCCTCATCGGCGACGCCGGTGAGCCGGTCTCGCTCGAGCACTACGGCGCCTCCGCCGACTACAAGACCCTGTACCGCGAGTTCGGCATCACTGCCGAGGCCGTCGTCGACGCCGCGCGTCGCTCGCTGACCCGAGTGAAGGGATGA
- the mptB gene encoding polyprenol phosphomannose-dependent alpha 1,6 mannosyltransferase MptB translates to MPSTPPLCAPRTTSPSPGRSGVRERLHVWIRRALGLDAPGPHADVSVVLHGDETEGRGLDAIENIYLHRIRLLGATGAVLMAVGALGAGAQPVLQNPVQGVRALGLAARMPSAALTTTMIGTALVILAWLLLGRFAIGRGAPDGPVRRLSRSQLDRTLLLWILPLVVAPPMFSKDVYSYLAQSEIAARGLDPYAIGPAGALGVDHVLTRTVPNIWRDTSAPYGPAFLWIGEKITYLTGENIVAGIFVHRLLALVGVALIVWALPRLARRCGVASVSALWLGAANPLLLFHLVAGIHNEALMLGLMLAGVELALRAVHPDDEAASHLRLAGWLAAGTTLIALSSMIKVPSLLALGFVGMALARKWGGGFRAVIAAAAILGIGTCVVIGAVSWGSGLGFGWTKTLGTATEVRSWMSIPTLLGMGTGLGGVLLGLGDHTTAVLSITRPIAALVAAFVTVRMLLAVLMGRIHPVGALGVSLGAIVLLFPVVQPWYLLWAVIPLAAWATRPVFRIPTIAFSSVVGMILMPNGSEYQPFIIVQASIATIVVVGLIIVATRSRLPWRLQERTPPRPAETADA, encoded by the coding sequence GTGCCGTCGACTCCTCCCCTGTGCGCCCCGCGCACGACGTCTCCGTCGCCGGGCCGATCCGGGGTCCGCGAACGGCTGCACGTGTGGATCCGACGCGCCCTGGGCCTCGACGCCCCGGGCCCACACGCCGATGTCTCGGTCGTCCTGCACGGCGACGAGACCGAAGGTCGCGGACTCGATGCGATCGAGAACATCTATCTCCACCGCATCCGATTGCTCGGCGCCACCGGTGCCGTCCTCATGGCCGTCGGAGCGCTCGGCGCCGGCGCCCAGCCGGTCCTGCAGAACCCCGTGCAGGGCGTCCGCGCCCTCGGGTTGGCGGCACGCATGCCGAGCGCCGCCCTCACGACGACCATGATCGGCACGGCGCTGGTGATCCTCGCCTGGTTGCTGCTCGGCCGGTTCGCGATCGGCCGGGGCGCACCGGACGGTCCCGTGCGCCGACTGTCCCGGTCGCAGCTCGACCGCACCTTGCTGCTGTGGATCCTTCCGCTGGTCGTCGCGCCGCCGATGTTCAGCAAGGACGTCTACTCGTATCTCGCGCAGAGCGAGATCGCGGCGCGCGGGCTCGATCCCTACGCCATCGGTCCGGCCGGCGCGCTGGGGGTCGACCACGTCCTGACCCGGACTGTGCCGAACATCTGGCGCGACACCTCGGCCCCCTACGGCCCGGCCTTCCTGTGGATCGGCGAGAAGATCACATACCTCACGGGCGAGAACATCGTGGCCGGCATCTTCGTCCACCGGCTGCTCGCGCTCGTGGGTGTGGCCCTGATCGTGTGGGCGCTGCCGCGGCTCGCCCGCCGGTGCGGCGTCGCGTCGGTGAGCGCGTTGTGGCTCGGTGCCGCGAACCCACTGTTGCTCTTCCACCTGGTGGCGGGCATCCACAACGAGGCCCTGATGCTCGGGCTCATGCTCGCCGGTGTCGAACTCGCGCTGCGGGCCGTCCACCCGGACGACGAGGCGGCCTCGCACCTGCGTCTCGCGGGGTGGCTCGCGGCCGGCACCACGCTGATCGCCCTGTCGTCGATGATCAAGGTGCCCTCGCTGCTCGCGCTCGGATTCGTCGGCATGGCCCTTGCCCGCAAGTGGGGTGGCGGCTTCCGCGCCGTGATCGCTGCTGCCGCGATCCTCGGCATCGGGACCTGCGTCGTCATCGGCGCTGTGAGCTGGGGCAGCGGGCTGGGCTTCGGCTGGACGAAGACCCTGGGCACCGCCACGGAGGTCCGCAGCTGGATGTCGATCCCGACACTGCTCGGCATGGGTACCGGCCTCGGGGGCGTGCTGCTCGGCCTCGGCGACCACACGACGGCCGTGTTGTCCATCACTCGCCCCATCGCCGCGCTGGTGGCCGCCTTCGTCACGGTGCGCATGCTGCTCGCGGTGCTCATGGGACGGATCCATCCCGTCGGCGCGCTGGGAGTGTCGCTGGGCGCGATCGTGCTGCTCTTCCCGGTCGTGCAACCGTGGTACCTGCTGTGGGCAGTGATCCCGCTCGCAGCCTGGGCCACCCGCCCGGTCTTCCGGATCCCCACCATCGCGTTCTCATCGGTGGTCGGCATGATCCTCATGCCCAACGGCAGCGAATACCAACCGTTCATCATCGTCCAGGCGTCGATCGCGACCATCGTGGTGGTCGGGCTGATCATCGTCGCCACGCGCTCCCGGCTGCCGTGGCGGCTGCAGGAGCGCACACCACCGCGTCCGGCGGAAACCGCGGACGCCTAG
- a CDS encoding COX15/CtaA family protein: protein MLYRGYLSLVDRLPLPSLRTQKIIAFLTILTQGGIAVTGSVVRVTASGLGCPTWPQCFPGSLVPVGVSSGVNTLHQVVEFGNRLLTFVVVAVAAAIVLAVTRARRRKEVIAWAWVMPAGTVLQAIIGGITVLAGLAWWTVAIHLLASMLMVWLATVLYAKVSEPDDGTVVQVLPQPLRRLTALTGVALAVVLVLGTMVTGAGPHAGDKSVDRPVPRLALDITNLVHLHAEALVGYLALLIGLTFAVYAVHAPRAVTLRLKVVLALVVAQAGIGLVQFWTDVPAVLVVFHVAGAGLCTAATAAVWAAGRTRTTAPDREPVPA, encoded by the coding sequence GTGTTGTATCGCGGCTACCTGAGCCTTGTCGACCGTCTCCCCCTGCCGTCGCTGCGGACGCAGAAGATCATCGCGTTCCTCACGATTCTCACCCAGGGCGGCATCGCCGTGACCGGTTCGGTCGTCCGCGTCACCGCCTCCGGACTGGGTTGCCCGACCTGGCCGCAGTGCTTCCCCGGGTCGTTGGTCCCGGTGGGTGTGTCGAGCGGGGTGAACACCCTGCACCAGGTGGTCGAGTTCGGCAACCGGCTGCTGACCTTCGTGGTCGTGGCCGTCGCAGCCGCGATCGTCCTGGCCGTCACCCGCGCACGGCGCCGCAAGGAGGTCATCGCCTGGGCGTGGGTGATGCCCGCGGGCACCGTGCTGCAGGCGATCATCGGCGGTATCACCGTCCTGGCCGGTCTCGCCTGGTGGACGGTCGCGATCCACCTGCTCGCGTCGATGCTCATGGTGTGGCTGGCGACAGTGCTCTACGCGAAGGTGAGCGAGCCGGACGACGGCACGGTGGTACAGGTACTGCCCCAGCCGTTGCGCCGGCTCACCGCTCTGACGGGTGTCGCGCTCGCCGTGGTCCTCGTGCTGGGCACGATGGTCACCGGCGCCGGCCCGCACGCCGGAGACAAGAGTGTCGACAGACCCGTCCCGCGCCTCGCGCTCGACATCACCAATCTCGTCCACCTGCACGCCGAAGCGCTCGTCGGCTATCTCGCACTGCTGATCGGCCTCACCTTCGCCGTCTACGCCGTCCATGCACCCCGAGCCGTCACGCTGCGTCTGAAGGTCGTTCTCGCACTGGTGGTCGCACAGGCAGGCATCGGCCTCGTCCAGTTCTGGACGGACGTGCCCGCCGTGCTGGTCGTCTTCCACGTTGCCGGCGCCGGACTGTGCACGGCAGCGACCGCCGCGGTCTGGGCGGCCGGACGGACGCGCACGACCGCACCGGATCGCGAACCCGTTCCGGCCTGA
- the tal gene encoding transaldolase translates to MTQQTSTQNAALAELSAQGVSVWLDDLSRDLIDSGKLAELVATRSVVGVTTNPSIFQAALSKGHAYDAQIRDLAAAGADATEAIRTVTTDDVRAACDVLAPVFEATDGLDGRVSIEVDPRLAHKTDETVQQALELWRIVDRPNLFIKIPATVAGLPAIARVIGEGVSVNVTLIFSVERYERVIEAYLDGLTAAKASGHDLSKIRSVASFFVSRVDTEIDPRLEEIGTDQALALRGKAGLANARLAYAAYQRAFEGGTRFEQLAEAGAVPQRALWASTGVKNPDYPDTLYVTELVAPNTVNTMPEKTLEAVADHGEVTGDTVTRNIAASQQVFDALASVGVDLPDVFRKLEDEGVEKFVVSWKDLLAATAEQLAAHAPGAEG, encoded by the coding sequence ATGACCCAGCAGACCTCCACGCAGAACGCTGCGCTGGCCGAACTGTCCGCCCAGGGTGTCTCGGTGTGGCTGGACGACCTGTCCCGCGACCTCATCGACTCCGGCAAGCTCGCCGAGCTCGTCGCGACCCGCAGTGTCGTGGGTGTGACGACCAACCCGTCGATCTTCCAGGCCGCCCTGTCGAAGGGCCATGCCTACGACGCGCAGATCCGCGATCTCGCCGCGGCCGGTGCCGACGCCACCGAGGCGATCCGCACCGTCACCACCGACGACGTGCGCGCGGCCTGCGACGTCCTCGCGCCGGTGTTCGAGGCGACGGACGGCCTCGACGGACGGGTGTCGATCGAGGTCGATCCGCGTCTGGCGCACAAGACGGACGAGACCGTCCAGCAGGCACTCGAGCTGTGGCGCATCGTCGACCGCCCGAACCTGTTCATCAAGATCCCGGCGACGGTGGCGGGTCTGCCGGCCATCGCCCGGGTGATCGGTGAGGGTGTCAGCGTCAACGTCACGCTGATCTTCTCGGTCGAGCGTTACGAGCGGGTCATCGAGGCCTACCTCGACGGCCTGACCGCGGCGAAGGCATCCGGTCACGACCTGTCGAAGATCCGCTCGGTCGCGTCGTTCTTCGTCTCGCGTGTCGACACCGAGATCGACCCGCGCCTCGAGGAGATCGGCACCGACCAGGCGCTGGCTCTGCGCGGCAAGGCCGGTCTCGCCAACGCGCGACTCGCGTACGCCGCCTACCAGCGCGCGTTCGAGGGCGGAACGCGGTTCGAGCAGCTCGCCGAGGCGGGTGCCGTTCCCCAGCGTGCGCTGTGGGCGTCGACGGGTGTGAAGAACCCCGATTACCCGGACACCCTCTACGTCACCGAGCTGGTCGCGCCGAACACCGTGAACACGATGCCGGAGAAGACCCTCGAGGCTGTCGCCGACCACGGTGAGGTCACGGGCGACACCGTCACCCGCAACATCGCCGCCTCCCAGCAGGTCTTCGACGCGCTGGCATCGGTCGGTGTGGACCTCCCCGACGTCTTCCGCAAGCTCGAGGACGAGGGTGTGGAGAAGTTCGTCGTGTCGTGGAAGGACCTGCTCGCGGCGACGGCGGAACAGCTCGCGGCTCACGCGCCGGGCGCGGAGGGCTGA
- a CDS encoding quinone oxidoreductase family protein — MHAIEVTQHGGPDVLVPVERPDPSPGPGELLVRTDAIGVNFIDTYFRTGLYGTELPYIPGSEGTGTVVAVGEGVRDTAVGDRVSWCDAPGSYAELVRVREQVAVPVPDSVPAEQAASVLLQGMTAHYLLNSVHPAQPGETVLVHAGAGGVGLILTQLAVAKGVRVITTVSSDEKEALSREAGAAEVLRYGDDLAEKVRELTDGEGVAAAYDGVGAATFEASLASVRVRGTVALFGAASGPVPPFDLQRLNPAGSLFVTRPTLVHYTRDREELLWRAGDVLAALADGSLKLRVGASYPLAEAARAHADLEGRRTTGSIVLIP; from the coding sequence ATGCACGCAATCGAAGTGACACAGCACGGAGGCCCCGACGTCCTCGTCCCCGTCGAACGACCCGACCCCTCGCCCGGACCGGGTGAGCTGCTGGTCCGCACCGACGCGATCGGCGTCAACTTCATCGACACCTACTTCCGCACCGGCCTCTACGGCACGGAGCTGCCGTACATCCCGGGCTCGGAGGGCACGGGCACGGTCGTCGCGGTCGGCGAGGGTGTGCGGGACACGGCGGTCGGCGACCGGGTGTCGTGGTGCGATGCACCCGGCTCGTACGCCGAACTGGTCCGCGTCCGCGAGCAGGTAGCCGTGCCGGTCCCGGACTCGGTGCCGGCCGAGCAGGCCGCTTCGGTCCTCCTGCAGGGCATGACCGCGCACTACCTGCTGAACTCCGTCCACCCGGCACAGCCCGGCGAGACGGTTCTCGTCCACGCCGGTGCCGGGGGTGTGGGGCTGATCCTGACGCAACTCGCCGTCGCGAAGGGCGTGCGGGTGATCACCACCGTGTCCTCCGACGAGAAGGAGGCCCTGTCGCGGGAGGCCGGCGCCGCGGAGGTGCTGCGCTACGGCGACGACCTCGCCGAGAAGGTGCGCGAGCTCACCGATGGTGAGGGGGTGGCCGCGGCCTACGACGGTGTCGGTGCCGCGACCTTCGAGGCGTCGCTCGCGTCCGTCCGCGTGCGCGGCACGGTCGCACTGTTCGGCGCCGCGAGCGGACCCGTCCCGCCCTTCGACCTGCAGCGGCTGAACCCGGCGGGTTCGCTGTTCGTCACACGGCCGACCCTCGTGCACTACACCCGAGACCGCGAGGAGCTGCTGTGGCGGGCGGGCGACGTGCTCGCGGCGCTCGCCGACGGGTCGCTGAAGCTCCGGGTGGGAGCGAGCTATCCCCTCGCCGAAGCCGCCCGCGCCCACGCCGATCTCGAAGGACGGCGGACCACCGGATCGATCGTCCTGATCCCGTGA
- a CDS encoding helix-turn-helix transcriptional regulator: protein MKYRSDTTDTAERAGHAPAATASRVEDTRRNPASTGREIPEGQTRAAVVQLLLEEGPITAPEIGERLGLSAAGVRRHLDALIESGEAQAAAPPRRQGRGRGRPARRFQLTAVGRARLGHSYDDLATAAMRHLRELGGDAAVEDFARRRVDSILGTIAPADENVDDVESVAEEIAGAFTASGFAASTRRVGTGVQICQHHCPVSHVAEQFPELCEAEQEAFVRILGTHVQRLATIANGDAFCTTHVPVLPRADVPRPEPPT from the coding sequence GTGAAATACCGGTCCGACACCACCGACACCGCAGAACGCGCAGGTCACGCACCTGCCGCGACGGCGTCGCGCGTCGAGGACACCCGCAGGAATCCTGCTTCGACGGGCCGCGAGATCCCGGAGGGTCAAACCCGCGCCGCCGTCGTGCAGTTGCTGCTCGAAGAAGGTCCCATCACCGCGCCGGAGATCGGCGAGCGTCTGGGGCTCAGCGCCGCGGGCGTGCGACGTCATCTCGACGCGCTCATCGAGTCCGGTGAGGCGCAGGCCGCCGCGCCGCCGCGCAGGCAGGGACGCGGTCGTGGCCGCCCCGCCCGCCGCTTCCAGCTCACCGCCGTCGGGCGTGCCCGCCTCGGGCACTCCTACGACGATCTCGCCACCGCCGCGATGCGGCACCTGCGCGAACTCGGAGGCGACGCTGCCGTCGAGGACTTCGCGCGGCGCCGCGTGGACTCGATCCTCGGCACCATCGCACCCGCCGACGAGAACGTCGACGACGTCGAGAGCGTCGCCGAGGAGATCGCCGGGGCGTTCACCGCCTCCGGTTTCGCCGCCTCGACCCGCCGCGTCGGCACCGGCGTGCAGATCTGCCAGCACCACTGCCCGGTCTCGCACGTCGCGGAGCAGTTCCCCGAACTGTGCGAGGCGGAGCAGGAGGCCTTCGTGCGGATCCTCGGAACCCACGTGCAACGCCTCGCGACGATCGCGAACGGCGACGCCTTCTGCACGACACACGTGCCCGTTCTCCCCAGAGCGGATGTGCCCCGTCCGGAGCCGCCCACGTGA
- a CDS encoding ABC transporter ATP-binding protein, with the protein MTPSSPAGAVPAVRLNGVVKTYGGVTAVNGLDLTVERAQVLALLGPNGAGKTTTVEMCEGFVTPDAGTVRVLGLDPVADSDALRPRIGVMLQGGGAYPGSRAGEMLDLVAAYSADPLDPDWLLRRLGLTDARRTPYRRLSGGQQQRLALACALVGRPELVFLDEPTAGLDAQARLLVWELIDALRRDGVSVLLTTHLMDEAEELADEIVIIDHGRVVAAGTPDEVTRDGAEGQLWLTAPPGLDLSALQSALAGTHRVREDNPGRYLVEGTIEPSVVATAATWCANLGALATEIRVDQRSLEDVFLELTGRELRG; encoded by the coding sequence GTGACCCCGAGTTCTCCCGCCGGTGCGGTACCGGCTGTGCGCCTGAACGGCGTCGTCAAGACCTACGGGGGCGTCACCGCCGTGAACGGTCTGGACCTGACCGTCGAACGCGCTCAGGTGCTCGCCCTCCTCGGCCCGAACGGCGCCGGTAAGACCACCACCGTGGAAATGTGCGAGGGATTCGTCACTCCCGACGCCGGCACGGTCCGCGTCCTGGGTCTCGATCCCGTCGCCGATTCCGACGCCCTCCGCCCCCGGATCGGCGTGATGCTGCAGGGTGGCGGCGCATATCCGGGTTCTCGCGCCGGCGAGATGCTCGACCTGGTGGCGGCCTACTCGGCCGACCCCCTCGACCCCGACTGGCTGCTCCGGCGCCTCGGGCTCACAGACGCCCGCCGCACTCCCTACCGACGACTGTCGGGCGGACAACAGCAACGCCTCGCGCTCGCATGCGCGCTGGTCGGGCGCCCCGAACTGGTGTTCCTCGACGAACCGACGGCGGGTCTCGACGCGCAGGCCCGGCTGCTCGTGTGGGAACTGATCGACGCGCTGCGCCGCGACGGCGTGAGCGTGCTGCTCACCACCCACCTCATGGACGAGGCCGAAGAGCTCGCCGACGAGATCGTCATCATCGATCACGGCCGGGTGGTCGCCGCGGGAACGCCCGACGAGGTCACCCGTGACGGCGCCGAGGGCCAGCTGTGGCTGACCGCGCCTCCGGGCCTCGACCTGAGCGCCCTGCAGTCCGCTCTGGCCGGCACCCACCGGGTCCGGGAGGACAACCCCGGGCGGTATCTCGTCGAGGGCACGATCGAACCGTCCGTCGTCGCGACGGCAGCCACCTGGTGCGCGAACCTGGGCGCACTGGCAACCGAGATCCGGGTGGATCAGCGCAGCCTCGAGGACGTCTTCCTCGAGTTGACCGGTCGGGAGTTGAGAGGGTGA